One Syntrophorhabdaceae bacterium genomic window, GGGAATCTTTTCCCATCCATACGAACTCAATGCAAGCGCCGCCGATCTTGATTGAGTCTGTCATAAATCATATTTCATTGTCAATATAAAAACATAATTGTCCTATTGACAACTATTATCTAACTTTCGTATTCTACCATGAGATGGCTACAGACGATCTGCGATACAAAACGCTTAAGGATTTCGGGAGGATACTTTCCATCTTTGAAAGCGACCAAGGAGAAGAGAGGAGTGTGAGCGACATCGCCAGGCTGCTTGAGATGCTTCCAAGCAAAGTGTCCCGCATGATGAAGACATTGCAAAGCGAGGGGCTCTTCGAAAGGAACCCCGAGAGCGGGAGATACCGGACGGGAGGCAGATTCCTTCAAGTCGGACTGCTCTATGTGCTGAACCATCCTCTGCGCCGGATCATCCTTCCTCACGTGGAACAGATAAACAAGGATTTCGGCCTTCTGACGAGCTGGGGGATCTTCCGAAACCTCAGGGTCATCGTTGTGGATCGTCTCGGTCCAGGCGAAGGTCACTACATGCATCCCCTTGGATCAGGTCCACCCCTGCACTCATCATCGTATGGAAAGATCTTTCTCGCTTATCAGCCGCCCGAAGAACAGGAACGGATACTGAGGTCCATGAATTTTCAAAAGTTGACCGCAGCAACCATAACGGACGTGAAGTCGATCAAGCAAGAGCTGGCAAGGATAAGGAAAAGGGGTTATGCGTTTGATGACGGTGGAACGCAAGAGGGATTAGTCTGTCTCACAACCCCGGTACTCAACGATAGCGGTGATGTTGCAGCCGCACTAACCATTGGCGGCAGACAACCGAACCTTATGAAGAGCAGGCTCTCAAAGCTGGCACCGTGTTTGGCCGAGAAGACTCTCTTCATCTCCCGTCAGCTTGGATACACTTCCGAAAGATGACCACGAAGACAAATCACGGACCTCGCTCATGCGACCTTCTTTGTACTCAACACGAAGGCAATTATCTTCGCGCAAACGTATAGATTCTGCGGGGCCGATCTTATACTTAACCGACAATGGTATAACGCGGCCGATGACTAGAGGCGTTGTACGAACGCTCAGTGATCGATTTCGGGAAGATAATCCTCGATAAATGGCGGAACGTCAATCAAAGGACGTCATGGCTCATATCAGCCTTTACGTCCTATCCTCTTCGCCGCCAAGACCATCAATGAACCGATTTATCTCCGACTCCTTGAAAAGTGTTCTACCGCCTATCTTCACGCTTGTCAGTTTCTTACTGGACATCAAGCGATAAACCGACGGTTTTGATAGGCGGAGAATCTTGGCCACTTCGTTGATCGTATACAGGCTGTCCATGGACATATTATGTCCTAACAGTAACATATTGTCAACTACATTAGCTTAAGCTATCATAGGCTATTGTTTTATCTTGTAAAGAGTTACATTATGTCATGTAACCATATCATATGACATAACTTCTAATGGCTCAATCTCACAATACTTTGGTGCTCGACAACCGTCTAATGTGCAAAACCCTTCTGAAACCACTCATTTGTATACAAACGTGGTAGACTTTACCATCACTAAATCGAGATCTTTGAAAGGTGGCGGATATTTTCGGGGTGTAAGTACAACTCTTCAAATGACTGGTAAAATGTGGCGGGGCATTCGGAGCCTCCACCGTGCCAAACCCAATGGGAGAAATCTACATGATGATCCAGAAGAACATGCTGGACGGGGTCAACGCGCCCACATCGGTTCTCCGGACCAAGAAGTTTGTGAAAAACCGCTATCCGAATATCACAAGGAATAAACTGTACGGTGGGACGATACTTGTCCTAGTTGTGCGCATTATCCAGTACCTCTCTAACCTTCCGCAGAAGAGTAGTGGGCGAGATTGGCTTCTGAAGAAAGCCAAACTCTCCATCCTTGATGCCTTTGTCGAGAACAACATCTCTGGTGT contains:
- a CDS encoding IclR family transcriptional regulator; translation: MATDDLRYKTLKDFGRILSIFESDQGEERSVSDIARLLEMLPSKVSRMMKTLQSEGLFERNPESGRYRTGGRFLQVGLLYVLNHPLRRIILPHVEQINKDFGLLTSWGIFRNLRVIVVDRLGPGEGHYMHPLGSGPPLHSSSYGKIFLAYQPPEEQERILRSMNFQKLTAATITDVKSIKQELARIRKRGYAFDDGGTQEGLVCLTTPVLNDSGDVAAALTIGGRQPNLMKSRLSKLAPCLAEKTLFISRQLGYTSER
- a CDS encoding helix-turn-helix domain-containing protein, whose protein sequence is MDSLYTINEVAKILRLSKPSVYRLMSSKKLTSVKIGGRTLFKESEINRFIDGLGGEEDRT